In a genomic window of Xenopus laevis strain J_2021 chromosome 5S, Xenopus_laevis_v10.1, whole genome shotgun sequence:
- the slc30a10.S gene encoding zinc transporter 10 isoform X2: MSRYTGRAARLIFMCVVSFFLFIAELAIGYIGNSLSLSSDAFAVLSHLISMLIGLVGVRLSRVQWHKRSTFGFLRADAVGAFGNSIFAAALMFSILIEAIKRYIGPEKTENALLVLIAGIVGLAINVLNYLIFMDCCFPKIPDNAEDLETGDAMSPPGDAECEEKKQEEKKAATLNIRGVMLHVMGDALGSVVVVVTAVIFYVLPLAKDAPCNWQCYIDPSLTVVMVGIILFSAFPLIKETANILLQMVPEGVQVGEIGQRLSSVSGVKSVHEIHIWELASGKNIATLHVKFQDFGNHATASQEIRRIFHEEGIHAVTIQAEFPNEKDLTLTCSAPCISEKCDTHLCCSRELVPYSEIDGKTLKKGKSSQVWYRSNDLAVNVDAQVSVEPLCEEEAGLKMKEGMQNGFTVEKETQKSTHL; this comes from the exons ATGTCTCGCTATACTGGTAGAGCCGCACGACTCATTTTTATGTGCGTTGTGagttttttcctctttatagCCGAACTGGCCATTGGGTATATAGGAAACTCCCTTTCGCTCTCCTCTGATGCCTTTGCGGTACTGTCCCATCTTATTTCCATGCTCATTGGCTTGGTAGGAGTGCGACTTAGCCGCGTACAATGGCACAAAAGAAGCACCTTTGGGTTCCTGCGAGCCGATGCAGTCGGGGCCTTCGGAAATTCCATCTTTGCTGCCGCCCTCATGTTCAGCATCCTCATTGAAGCCATCAAGAGATACATCGGCCCAGAAAAGACAGAGAATGCCCTGTTGGTTCTCATTGCCGGGATAGTTGGGCTGGCCATCAACGTGCTCAACTATCTCATATTCATGGACTGCTGCTTCCCAAAAATACCAGATAACGCCGAAGACCTAGAGACAG GTGATGCTATGAGCCCCCCGGGGGATGCAGAGTGCGAAGAAAAGAAGCAGGAGGAGAAGAAAGCGGCGACGCTGAATATTAGAG GTGTTATGCTCCATGTGATGGGCGATGCCTTGGGCtcagtggtggtggtggtaacTGCCGTCATTTTCTATGTGCTCCCCTTGGCCAAGGACGCCCCCTGTAACTGGCAGTGTTATATAGACCCCAGTCTGACTGTGGTGATGGTTGGCATCATCCTCTTCTCTGCCTTCCCGCTCATCAAAGAGACGGCCAACATCTTGCTTCAGATGGTCCCTGAAGGAGTCCAAGTGGGAGAGATCG GTCAAAGGTTATCCTCAGTTTCTGGGGTAAAAAGCGTCCATGAGATCCATATCTGGGAACTCGCCAGCGGAAAGAACATTGCCACCCTCCATGTCAAATTCCAGGACTTCGGCAATCACGCCACTGCCAGCCAAGAGATCCGAAGAATCTTCCACGAGGAGGGGATCCACGCCGTAACCATCCAGGCCGAGTTTCCCAACGAGAAAGATCTGACGCTGACGTGCAGTGCGCCGTGCATCTCCGAAAAATGCGACACCCATCTCTGCTGCAGCCGCGAACTGGTTCCCTACTCCGAGATCGACGGCAAGACGCTGAAAAAGGGCAAATCCTCCCAAGTTTGGTACAGGAGCAATGACTTGGCGGTCAATGTTGATGCTCAGGTTTCTGTAGAACCTTTGTGCGAAGAAGAAGCTGGACTGAAAATGAAGGAGGGAATGCAGAACGGCTTCACCGTTGAGAAGGAAACCCAGAAGTCCACTCATTTATAA
- the slc30a10.S gene encoding zinc transporter 10 isoform X1, whose translation MGRYTGKTCRLIFMLVLTVVFFVAELVSGYIGNSIALISDSFNMLSDLISLCVGITASQISRRKSRGPRATYGYPRAEVVGALCNAVFLTALCFTILVDAVMRLAQPQRIDKVTLVLIVGALGLLVNIVGLLVFQDYSACVRFFCGRKSDLERANSSDHQLSVAPYRTDGQQGQEDNQAGDAMSPPGDAECEEKKQEEKKAATLNIRGVMLHVMGDALGSVVVVVTAVIFYVLPLAKDAPCNWQCYIDPSLTVVMVGIILFSAFPLIKETANILLQMVPEGVQVGEIGQRLSSVSGVKSVHEIHIWELASGKNIATLHVKFQDFGNHATASQEIRRIFHEEGIHAVTIQAEFPNEKDLTLTCSAPCISEKCDTHLCCSRELVPYSEIDGKTLKKGKSSQVWYRSNDLAVNVDAQVSVEPLCEEEAGLKMKEGMQNGFTVEKETQKSTHL comes from the exons ATGGGGCGCTACACAGGCAAAACTTGCCGGCTCATTTTCATGCTGGTGCTGACCGTGGTCTTCTTTGTGGCAGAGCTGGTGTCCGGCTACATTGGCAACTCCATCGCCCTGATCTCGGACTCCTTCAACATGCTGTCTGACCTCATCTCCCTGTGTGTGGGCATCACAGCCTCTCAGATTTCTCGGCGCAAGAGCCGGGGCCCCAGGGCCACATATGGTTATCCCAGAGCTGAGGTGGTGGGTGCCCTGTGCAATGCCGTCTTCCTCACTGCCTTGTGTTTCACCATCCTGGTGGATGCGGTGATGAGACTGGCCCAACCCCAGAGGATCGATAAAGTCACTCTGGTTCTGATTGTGGGGGCCCTGGGGCTGCTAGTGAACATTGTGGGGCTGCTGGTCTTCCAAGACTATAGCGCTTGTGTGCGATTCTTCTGCGGACGCAAGAGTGACCTAGAGCGCGCCAACTCTTCCGACCACCAGCTCAGTGTCGCCCCCTACAGAACAGATGGTCAGCAAGGACAGGAGGACAACCAAGCAG GTGATGCTATGAGCCCCCCGGGGGATGCAGAGTGCGAAGAAAAGAAGCAGGAGGAGAAGAAAGCGGCGACGCTGAATATTAGAG GTGTTATGCTCCATGTGATGGGCGATGCCTTGGGCtcagtggtggtggtggtaacTGCCGTCATTTTCTATGTGCTCCCCTTGGCCAAGGACGCCCCCTGTAACTGGCAGTGTTATATAGACCCCAGTCTGACTGTGGTGATGGTTGGCATCATCCTCTTCTCTGCCTTCCCGCTCATCAAAGAGACGGCCAACATCTTGCTTCAGATGGTCCCTGAAGGAGTCCAAGTGGGAGAGATCG GTCAAAGGTTATCCTCAGTTTCTGGGGTAAAAAGCGTCCATGAGATCCATATCTGGGAACTCGCCAGCGGAAAGAACATTGCCACCCTCCATGTCAAATTCCAGGACTTCGGCAATCACGCCACTGCCAGCCAAGAGATCCGAAGAATCTTCCACGAGGAGGGGATCCACGCCGTAACCATCCAGGCCGAGTTTCCCAACGAGAAAGATCTGACGCTGACGTGCAGTGCGCCGTGCATCTCCGAAAAATGCGACACCCATCTCTGCTGCAGCCGCGAACTGGTTCCCTACTCCGAGATCGACGGCAAGACGCTGAAAAAGGGCAAATCCTCCCAAGTTTGGTACAGGAGCAATGACTTGGCGGTCAATGTTGATGCTCAGGTTTCTGTAGAACCTTTGTGCGAAGAAGAAGCTGGACTGAAAATGAAGGAGGGAATGCAGAACGGCTTCACCGTTGAGAAGGAAACCCAGAAGTCCACTCATTTATAA